A DNA window from Phyllostomus discolor isolate MPI-MPIP mPhyDis1 chromosome X, mPhyDis1.pri.v3, whole genome shotgun sequence contains the following coding sequences:
- the LOC114504916 gene encoding germ cell-less protein-like 1 yields the protein MATIDQVEEENEEAGPSTSQGGFKRKMDSGSPHTEGRLRKHARGTSSSIYEKLFLTGEGSDVQIRALGEVWNLHKAYLCQSGYFASMFSGAWREATMNTIDLQMPDENIDSEALHEVLGSLYQSPVYIPPRHVVSILATASMLQLDELIRQCGEVMKETATVYTVCSYYHSAESYGLPNIRTLCFQWLLDNLMTHRSDEVLLRQLSPDVMKELIASSELLVMEVEMDVYAMLKKWMYLQLQPGWRGPRRALLPDANLWLARSKRESGGTPFLETQEGRAFVPVFQNLRLAYIICDLQSARIIEQDALIPAAWLTPVYEDQQLALVQAKQSKGVGPIDIHVPNFPVYSMRCGYHLLKEGRCRWLWAILNFDWDLVVCYANRRIIFKRSTRNKSHGLGISLLWQRKVAFRLCVVSLDITGRATFRKSTEYQVLSLGRDEDLEVVNLEDQDVVFPIYVACNFLYIPREGRSSE from the coding sequence ATGGCAACAATTGACCAGGtagaggaagagaatgaagaggCCGGACCCTCCACCAGTCAGGGCGGCTTCAAACGAAAGATGGACTCAGGAAGTCCTCACACAGAAGGGCGCCTCCGGAAGCATGCCAGAGGCACTTCATCTTCCATTTATGAGAAACTCTTTCTAACAGGGGAAGGCAGTGATGTGCAGATCCGTGCACTAGGGGAGGTGTGGAACTTGCACAAGGCCTACTTGTGCCAGTCTGGATACTTTGCGAGCATGTTCAGTGGTGCGTGGAGGGAAGCAACCATGAATACCATAGACTTGCAGATGCCTGACGAGAACATTGACAGTGAGGCCCTGCACGAGGTTTTAGGCTCCCTGTACCAAAGCCCCGTGTACATTCCACCCAGGCACGTTGTGTCCATCCTGGCCACGGCCAGCATGCTGCAGCTGGATGAGCTGATTCGGCAGTGTGGGGAGGTCATGAAGGAGACTGCCACTGTCTACACCGTATGCAGCTACTACCACTCTGCTGAGAGCTACGGCCTCCCAAACATCAGGACCCTGTGCTTCCAGTGGCTGCTGGACAATCTGATGACTCACCGCAGTGATGAGGTATTACTGCGACAACTTAGCCCGGATGTCATGAAAGAGCTCATTGCCTCTTCAGAGCTCTTAGTGATGGAAGTGGAGATGGATGTGTACGCCATGCTGAAAAAGTGGATGTACTTGCAGCTGCAGCCGGGATGGAGAGGCCCCCGCAGGGCCTTATTGCCTGACGCCAACCTGTGGCTTGCCAGGTCCAAGAGGGAGTCGGGAGGCACCCCTTTCCTGGAAACCCAGGAGGGCAGAGCATTTGTGCCAGTGTTCCAGAATCTGCGACTGGCCTACATCATCTGTGACCTGCAGTCAGCACGCATCATTGAGCAGGATGCGCTGATTCCGGCCGCATGGCTGACCCCAGTATACGAAGACCAGCAGCTAGCCCTGGTCCAGGCCAAGCAAAGCAAGGGGGTTGGGCCCATCGACATCCATGTGCCCAACTTCCCTGTGTACAGCATGAGGTGTGGGTACCACCTTCTGAAAGAAGGGCGGTGCCGGTGGCTGTGGGCCATCCTCAACTTTGACTGGGACCTCGTGGTGTGCTACGCCAATCGGCGCATCATCTTCAAGCGCAGCACCAGGAACAAGTCCCATGGCCTCGGGATCAGCTTACTGTGGCAGAGAAAGGTCGCCTTCCGCCTGTGTGTGGTTTCCTTGGACATCACTGGAAGAGCCACCTTCAGGAAGAGCACAGAATACCAGGTGCTTTCCCTGGGAAGAGATGAAGACCTGGAGGTAGTGAACCTGGAGGACCAAGATGTGGTCTTCCCCATATATGTGGCCTGTAACTTCCTGTACATCCCCAGAGAGGGGCGCAGCTCAGAGTGA